The following proteins come from a genomic window of Shewanella halifaxensis HAW-EB4:
- a CDS encoding DUF3137 domain-containing protein, with product MQHNRLVAQHIDKLRKDVDAATSQDELLEVITQVKHHPGPLDYRDKITHGIKWLLVAASVLCIILIFMRLGYDEIEMLAKLIIDDSCYWLPVALSTLLVSFCHERGWLPVPMPVNFALLVAAMVAVTLYVPEWPKIYWALMYGFGYVISVGEIDDHQFSLWFVLVIASSLTWVWLDYRANWRKHLSDKIFLRDALFNNGLKETKLAAEDKACALEKQFAEFRRGNGTRDIQQMFEGHYQGEQHSFNYKLYHFQYTVKRSQTSSDGNGGYKTKTVYEDRHRYGILLDFPFAKGLCIDAEDEVKLKGSVYQEKYHTESNAFNDIFRVQACDKLTAARFLTPAMIETLLDLNRHFISPMVEIAPDGRLCIASTSKLIIENRKHSLVKPDEFYKEIAGHTELKRVQKLLEAIHELMRLSDNNFVSDTRFVSDTHKAANLTQVTQATPVKDTEINTHACS from the coding sequence ATGCAGCATAACCGATTGGTCGCACAACATATCGACAAGCTTCGCAAAGATGTTGACGCCGCTACCTCTCAAGATGAGCTTCTCGAAGTCATCACCCAAGTTAAACACCACCCTGGACCGTTAGATTACCGCGATAAGATAACGCACGGCATTAAGTGGTTATTGGTCGCAGCCAGCGTCTTGTGCATCATTCTCATATTCATGCGCCTTGGTTATGACGAGATTGAAATGCTAGCCAAGCTTATTATCGATGACTCTTGTTATTGGCTCCCAGTAGCGCTGAGCACATTGTTAGTCAGTTTTTGCCACGAGCGCGGTTGGCTGCCTGTACCTATGCCTGTTAACTTTGCACTGCTGGTAGCGGCAATGGTTGCTGTTACGCTATATGTACCTGAGTGGCCGAAAATCTATTGGGCGCTGATGTATGGCTTTGGCTATGTGATTAGTGTAGGCGAAATTGACGATCATCAATTTTCGTTGTGGTTTGTGTTGGTTATTGCCAGCTCACTCACTTGGGTGTGGCTGGATTATCGTGCCAATTGGCGTAAACACCTTTCAGATAAAATATTCCTGCGAGACGCGCTATTTAATAATGGCTTAAAAGAAACTAAGCTTGCAGCGGAAGATAAAGCCTGTGCGCTCGAAAAACAGTTTGCAGAGTTTCGTCGTGGTAATGGCACCCGTGATATACAGCAGATGTTTGAGGGGCATTATCAAGGCGAGCAGCACAGCTTTAATTATAAGCTTTATCACTTTCAATATACGGTAAAACGCAGCCAAACTAGCTCAGATGGTAATGGTGGTTATAAAACCAAGACCGTGTATGAAGACCGTCATCGTTACGGCATTTTACTCGACTTTCCTTTTGCTAAAGGCTTATGTATCGATGCCGAGGATGAGGTAAAGCTAAAAGGTTCGGTTTACCAAGAAAAGTATCACACTGAATCGAATGCATTTAATGATATTTTTCGAGTACAGGCCTGCGATAAACTCACCGCGGCACGCTTTTTAACCCCTGCGATGATAGAAACGCTACTCGATCTCAATCGTCACTTTATCTCGCCTATGGTGGAGATCGCCCCTGATGGTCGTTTGTGTATAGCCTCTACCAGTAAGCTAATTATTGAAAATCGTAAACATTCACTGGTAAAACCGGATGAATTTTATAAGGAAATAGCGGGTCATACAGAGCTAAAGCGCGTGCAAAAGCTACTCGAGGCGATACATGAACTAATGCGTCTATCTGATAATAATTTTGTAAGTGATACCCGTTTTGTTAGCGATACACATAAAGCCGCCAATCTCACACAAGTAACGCAAGCAACACCAGTAAAAGATACGGAGATCAACACGCATGCTTGCTCATAA